The following is a genomic window from Bacillus sp. BGMRC 2118.
CTGGCCAAAAGGCATCCATCAACTGATTCGCAACTGACGGAATATTGGTTACTAGCTTCTCTAGTTGTGAGGTAGTAGAAATGTGAACAATTAACGGATTATCACTTGGTCTACCTTTTGCTGTGAATATCTTCTCCACTGCCTCTGTTGATGTTGCATTTCCCCCTAGTCCATATACCGTTTCTGTTGGAAATGCGACCACTTCATTGTGTTGTAAAAATAAAGCAGCCTCTGTAATATGTGGAAAACTTGTGGATAGATCGTCCTGTTTATCCACAAGCCAAACCTTCGTATTCATACTAAAACTCCTCTACATGTGAATCATTATCATATTATTAAACCACAAACGTTATTTTTTATAAACTACTTCATTATTTTTGTGGGAAATGTTGAAGTTATACACAAAAACAGGAAAGTTACCCACAATTTTGTGGATAACCCCCCTGTTATGTGGAAAACTTTGTGAATAACTAAGAAATACTTTCGTTTTTTATCCTACTTTGACAGAAAAATGTAATCCACTCTACTCTATCAATAAAGATTTCCGAATCTAATTATTCTTCGAATTGAAGTTGTTCAAGAATATCAACTTTCCATGCAAAGATATACGTTTAAATCACAAACTCCATGACCACCGTTTCATCCATCTGTAACGTTTCAACTACATGCTCTGCTTCTATTATGTGCTTTGGTACCTCTTCTATATTTTTACGTGAAAAGCCCATTAGTGCAAAAAACTCCATCGACACAATTTTATTCGTTGCTAAATATAATCGTTGTAAGTCCTTATCACGGGCTAACATTAAAATTTGTCTAAACATATCTAATATATTCGTATTGTCAGCTTCCTTTGATATGACTAACGAACGAAGAAGACCGTCCTGTTCCACCTTTTGAATACCTAATGTTCCTAGTAAACTACCATTTGCATCTTCCATTACAACAAAGTGATCAATTTGTTCCTCTAAGCCTTTTGTACTCACATTCGCTTGTCCCAAAAATGATTTTACCACTAGTACATCTTTTGTCTCAGCAGCACGAATTACGGTCGTCATGTCCTATTCCTCCTTATATCCTATCTGTTCTTGTTACTCTACTCTATGAGGATGACAGAAAGAATAGAACAATTTACTAGATTGTTTTTTCATCTTTTTCTTTGGCTTTTTTCGTATAGATTGTTGCTTTCTCATAAAAATCTCAGGAAGCCGGATTTTTACCTTACTATCTAGATATTGCTAGACAATGAAGAGAGTTGCTCTTCTCAAACTTTTAACTAAAATAGGTCTGAAAACCACTCTACTACAAAGAACTTTACTTCCACTTCTTCTTCTTCTTTCTCTTCTTGCTCTTTTACTACAATTTCCTTCGTCTCTTCTTCTTCTAATTGAGGATCAACAGCCTCACCATTACCAAAATCTAAGAAGCATAATGGCGGAAATAATACACACCACCAATTGTCCCCTTCTGCCTCACCTAAGCTAATTAGAATAGCTTCATATTCACCAGACGGATACACATACTCTCCATAAACCTTTGTCGGAAACTTCACTTCACTTCCATACTCTACCTTGAAAGATTGATTACTGTGTTCTTCTACTAACTTTCTTTCCACAATATCTTCAATCTCCGGTAAACGTTCCTGAATCATGGATCTCGCTGCTTCGATAGATGTTAACTCTTCCACCCAGTTTGTAATTTCCTTATTCACTTCATCACGGATTTTCGCCTTTAGTGCCTGGTCTTCATCTGAGTTACTATTTGCCAGTATGCGTAACCGAATCGCTTCGTCCGGAATCATTACTTGTTCGTTTCCAGTACCTTCTGCCTGTGCAGACTTAAAAGTTACGGATATATTTGCTCCTAGAAAAAGTAATAACATATATATAAGTGCTAATTTAGTATGTTTCATGTTTTATCCCCATCCCTTCACCAACCAGTGTGGACAAGAAATAAAAATCTTAAACTAGTAAATGAAAAAAATCTAGTAAACTTTTATTTTTGTGTATGAATGAATGCAAATTCTACTTTATGATAGTGATATATTGCATAAGGAGATGAACAGATGGAAGAAAGTAAAAATCTATACCAAGAAGGAACGTACCGATTTTGGTTACATACTGAATCAGGATCTTTGCGCTTAAAGTTAAATGGGGATAAAGAGCTGTACACCATTCCTAAAGGCACAAAATTATATGATCGCCTTATAGTTGATCTCTTTTCTCAACCAGAAAAAGGTGATTAGTTGAGTTGGAAGGACAAGTTCGTTCCATTGCGCTACATCCACTCGCTTTCCGTGGGGAGGAACCTGAGCCTCCTCTGCTTCGCCTGCGGGGTCTCAGCCTTTCCTCTACCTCCCACAGGAGTCGAGTGGCTTTCGCTCCATTCCACTGAGTTATAATAAATGTATGCTTTTGGCAAAATCAACAAAGCGATTTAAACACAAATAAAGACCCGAATTATTAGGCGAAAGATCCATTGAAATGCCACCTAATAGTTCGGGTTAATCATTGACGTATACCCCAGCCTCTTTATTCTTATTCTTTAGATTGAATAAATGCATACACCATACGATCTTTACCATTAATATCATTTTGAACTTCAACGCTGGATTGTGGATAAGCTGTGAGTAAAAGATCAGCCACATCTTGCCCTTGCCCTGCTCCTACTTCGAAGGCCACAATTGCTTTCTCTTTTAATACGTGTGGCATCTGTTTCACCATTCTTCTGTATAAATCTAAGCCATCTATTCCTCCGAATAGGGCCAAGTGTGGTTCATGATCTAACACTATATCAGAAAGTACTTCGTCATTTGGTATGTACGGAGGATTTGATATGACAACATCCACTTTTAAGTGTTTTTCTATAACAGGTGTTAATAAATCTCCCTGCATAAATGAGACGTTTGCCTCTAATTGTTTGGCATTCTCCTCTGCCACCTTCAGTGCTTGTTCTGAAATATCCACAGCATACACAGACAGTTTTGGTTCTTCGAGTGCCAGAGTAACAGAAATGGCTCCACTGCCAGCTCCAACATCCACAACTACGATTTCTTTTTCATTCGTAAAGTGTTGTTGAATACGTTTCAATACACCAAGTACAAGTTCTTCTGTCTCTGGCCTAGGAATTAACACATTCTCATTTACGGTAAACTGCCTTCCATAAAACTCTTCATGCCCAATAATATGCTGAACCGGCACTCCACTTTTATGT
Proteins encoded in this region:
- the prmC gene encoding peptide chain release factor N(5)-glutamine methyltransferase, with amino-acid sequence MISKVYEALNWASSFLESAGREAKAGELLLMHVLKYNRTQLFMNMREEMSQEAVTEFKEAVEKHKSGVPVQHIIGHEEFYGRQFTVNENVLIPRPETEELVLGVLKRIQQHFTNEKEIVVVDVGAGSGAISVTLALEEPKLSVYAVDISEQALKVAEENAKQLEANVSFMQGDLLTPVIEKHLKVDVVISNPPYIPNDEVLSDIVLDHEPHLALFGGIDGLDLYRRMVKQMPHVLKEKAIVAFEVGAGQGQDVADLLLTAYPQSSVEVQNDINGKDRMVYAFIQSKE
- the spoIIR gene encoding stage II sporulation protein R, with protein sequence MKHTKLALIYMLLLFLGANISVTFKSAQAEGTGNEQVMIPDEAIRLRILANSNSDEDQALKAKIRDEVNKEITNWVEELTSIEAARSMIQERLPEIEDIVERKLVEEHSNQSFKVEYGSEVKFPTKVYGEYVYPSGEYEAILISLGEAEGDNWWCVLFPPLCFLDFGNGEAVDPQLEEEETKEIVVKEQEEKEEEEVEVKFFVVEWFSDLF